In Hyla sarda isolate aHylSar1 unplaced genomic scaffold, aHylSar1.hap1 scaffold_473, whole genome shotgun sequence, a single window of DNA contains:
- the EPHB4 gene encoding ephrin type-B receptor 4 isoform X2, translating to MASCSIGAPMARRQTPQTTLIGVSKQLMLDNGVIVDISLILMHTKVETSDLRWTTYPQVDGQWDETSGLDEDQTTVRTYEICNPQLPDQNNWLRTSYIPRGPAHHIYVEITFTMMECASITRAGRSCKETFNLYYYPANSDIANDHFPKWMENPWIKMDTVAADFLARPSGRGSGATMRSNVKTVRLGPLKEKGFYLAFLDQGACMALLAVRVFYRLCPSVVASLASFPQTVPVGLVVSAEGTCVDGAECSLGRRPIMYCREDGEWAKPAAGECVCVAGREEKDGRTKCSACSPGYFKPDVGDLPCQICPQNSLSTTAGATVCNCKAGYYRSPGDPVTAPCTKPPSSPRSIVSSVNGSTVDLDWSEPLDAGGRSDLYYEVQCLECAVGGGWVPCTRLSFTPRPQKLTERKLSVSGLRPQVIYNFRVLALNGVSEHSGGTAMGEELNVTIDRDLPHAVTGIQQMATSASTLSLRWNLPAPSQSQNRGNILDYEVKYYEKDQDKPLYMFLKTPGNEAKLVGLRSGTMYIVQVRARTEAGYGAFSGDSIFQTLPLDPEKAQPQVELIAGTVGVGTLLILIVIIIAVVCVRRHGSNKEPEYSDKPGQYLIGHNTKLYIDPFTYEDPNEAVREFAKEIDVSYVKIEEVIGAGEFGEVCRGRLKVPGKKENYVAIKTLKGGYTERQRREFLSEASIMGQFQHPNIIHLEGVITNNCPVMIITEYMENGALDSFLRQNDGQFTPIQLVGMLRGIASGMRYLAEMNYVHRDLAARNILVNSNLVCKVSDFGLSRFLQEGSTDPTYTSCLGGKIPIRWTAPEAIAFRKFTSSSDVWGYGIVMWEVMSFGERPYWDMSNQDVINAIEQDYRLPAPPDCPSALHQLMLDCWQRDRASRPRFTEIVSALDKLIRNPASLKITARELPGSSQPLLDQRTPHYSSFSSVGEWLHAIKMGRYEDGFRNSGFTTFSRVRQMTTEDLLRIGVTLAGHQKKILSSLQQIVPAEKVSGGSAPFY from the exons TCATTCTCATGCACACTAAAGTGGAGACCTCCGACCTCCGCTGGACGACGTATCCCCAAGTGGACGGCCAG TGGGATGAAACCTCAGGCCTAGATGAAGATCAGACCACGGTACGCACGTATGAGATCTGTAACCCCCAACTTCCTGACCAGAATAACTGGCTGCGCACCAGCTACATCCCCCGAGGACCGGCCCACCACATCTATGTGGAGATCACGTTCACCATGATGGAATGCGCTTCAATCACCCGCGCTGGCCGATCCTGTAAGGAGACCTTTAACCTCTACTACTATCCAGCCAACTCTGACATCGCCAATGACCATTTCCCAAAATGGATGGAAAACCCTTGGATTAAAATGGACACAGTGGCGGCTGATTTTCTGGCGCGACCGAGTGGCCGTGGGAGCGGAGCCACCATGCGTTCTAATGTAAAGACTGTGCGTCTGGGTCCTCTGAAAGAGAAGGGATTCTACTTGGCGTTCCTAGATCAAGGGGCATGCATGGCGTTGCTCGCTGTCCGGGTGTTCTACCGCCTGTGCCCATCAGTGGTGGCTTCACTGGCCAGTTTTCCACAGACGGTACCTGTAGGGCTGGTGGTATCTGCAGAGGGCACCTGTGTGGATGGAGCGGAGTGCTCTCTTGGAAGGCGCCCAATCATGTACTGCCGGGAAGATGGAGAGTGGGCCAAACCCGCAGCAGGCGAGTGTGTCTGTGTGGCCGGAAGGGAAGAGAAAGATGGTCGTACCAAGTGCTCAG CATGCTCTCCTGGATACTTTAAGCCGGATGTCGGAGACTTACCGTGCCAGATATGTCCTCAGAACAGCCTCTCTACCACTGCCGGAGCAACCGTGTGCAACTGCAAAGCGGGGTATTACCGCTCTCCCGGGGACCCAGTGACTGCACCCTGTACCA AGCCTCCATCTTCCCCTCGTAGCATTGTCTCCAGTGTGAATGGATCCACCGTTGATCTGGACTGGAGCGAGCCCCTTGACGCTGGTGGTCGCTCGGACTTGTACTATGAGGTGCAGTGTTTGGAGTGCGCTGTAGGTGGGGGCTGGGTCCCTTGCACCCGTCTCTCCTTCACACCGAGGCCTCAGAAACTAACAGAACGTAAACTGAGTGTGTCTGGTCTCCGCCCACAAGTCATCTACAACTTCCGGGTCCTGGCTTTGAATGGCGTGTCGGAACATAGCGGTGGGACGGCGATGGGAGAAGAGCTGAATGTCACCATCGACCGTGACC TTCCTCACGCAGTGACTGGTATTCAGCAAATGGCCACCTCAGCATCTACCTTGTCCTTGAGGTGGAACCTGCCGGCCCCCTCACAGTCTCAGAACAGGGGGAACATTCTGGATTATGAAGTCAAGTACTATGAGAAG GATCAGGATAAGCCGCTCTACATGTTCCTGAAGACACCGGGCAATGAGGCCAAGCTGGTGGGACTGCGGTCAGGGACCATGTACATTGTGCAGGTGCGAGCTCGGACGGAGGCCGGATATGGGGCATTCAGTGGAGACAGCATCTTCCAGACCTTACCCCTAG ACCCAGAGAAGGCTCAACCACAAGTGGAGCTCATTGCGGGGACGGTTGGGGTTGGGACACTTCTGATTCTCATCGTCATCATCATTGCAGTAGTGTGTGTGAG GAGACATGGGAGTAACAAAGAGCCGGAGTATTCGGATAAGCCGGGCCAGTACCTGATTGGGCACA ATACCAAGTTGTACATCGATCCGTTCACCTATGAAGATCCCAATGAAGCTGTGAGAGAATTCGCTAAGGAGATTGATGTTTCCTATGTGAAGATCGAGGAGGTCATAGGTGCTG GAGAGTTTGGAGAGGTCTGTCGGGGGCGTCTGAAGGTcccaggaaagaaggaaaactatGTGGCAATCAAAACTCTGAAGGGTGGCTACACAGAGCGCCAACGCCGGGAGTTTCTAAGCGAAGCCAGCATCATGGGACAATTCCAACATCCCAACATCATCCACCTAGAAGGAGTAATCACCAACAATTGTCCCGTCATGATCATCACTGAATACATGGAGAACGGCGCCCTGGACTCCTTCCTCAGG CAAAACGATGGTCAGTTCACCCCGATCCAGCTGGTGGGGATGCTTCGGGGCATCGCCTCCGGTATGCGTTACCTTGCAGAGATGAATTACGTTCACCGGGATCTGGCAGCACGAAACATTTTGGTGAACAGTAACTTAGTTTGCAAAGTGTCGGATTTTGGATTGTCCCGATTCTTGCAAGAGGGATCCACTGACCCGACATACACGTCCTGCCTG GGCGGTAAAATACCGATCCGATGGACAGCACCAGAAGCCATTGCCTTCCGCAAGTTTACTTCATCCAGTGACGTCTGGGGCTACGGCATAGTCATGTGGGAGGTCATGTCCTTCGGAGAACGTCCATACTGGGACATGTCCAACCAAGAT GTCATAAACGCCATAGAACAGGACTACCGGCTGCCCGCTCCTCCCGACTGTCCGTCCGCTCTTCACCAGCTGATGCTGGATTGCTGGCAGCGTGACAGAGCATCCCGTCCTCGATTTACCGAGATTGTTAGCGCTCTGGACAAACTCATCCGCAACCCGGCGAGCCTGAAAATCACTGCGCGGGAGCTGCCGGG ATCCTCGCAGCCGCTCCTCGACCAGCGCACTCCTCACTACTCCTCCTTCTCCTCAGTGGGCGAGTGGCTCCACGCCATCAAGATGGGGCGATACGAGGACGGGTTCAGGAATTCGGGATTCACAACCTTCAGCCGAGTGCGACAGATGACCACAGA
- the EPHB4 gene encoding ephrin type-B receptor 4 isoform X1, which yields MASCSIGAPMARRQTPQTTLIGVSKQLMLDNGVIVDISLILMHTKVETSDLRWTTYPQVDGQWDETSGLDEDQTTVRTYEICNPQLPDQNNWLRTSYIPRGPAHHIYVEITFTMMECASITRAGRSCKETFNLYYYPANSDIANDHFPKWMENPWIKMDTVAADFLARPSGRGSGATMRSNVKTVRLGPLKEKGFYLAFLDQGACMALLAVRVFYRLCPSVVASLASFPQTVPVGLVVSAEGTCVDGAECSLGRRPIMYCREDGEWAKPAAGECVCVAGREEKDGRTKCSACSPGYFKPDVGDLPCQICPQNSLSTTAGATVCNCKAGYYRSPGDPVTAPCTKPPSSPRSIVSSVNGSTVDLDWSEPLDAGGRSDLYYEVQCLECAVGGGWVPCTRLSFTPRPQKLTERKLSVSGLRPQVIYNFRVLALNGVSEHSGGTAMGEELNVTIDRDLPHAVTGIQQMATSASTLSLRWNLPAPSQSQNRGNILDYEVKYYEKDQDKPLYMFLKTPGNEAKLVGLRSGTMYIVQVRARTEAGYGAFSGDSIFQTLPLGAFLLPDPEKAQPQVELIAGTVGVGTLLILIVIIIAVVCVRRHGSNKEPEYSDKPGQYLIGHNTKLYIDPFTYEDPNEAVREFAKEIDVSYVKIEEVIGAGEFGEVCRGRLKVPGKKENYVAIKTLKGGYTERQRREFLSEASIMGQFQHPNIIHLEGVITNNCPVMIITEYMENGALDSFLRQNDGQFTPIQLVGMLRGIASGMRYLAEMNYVHRDLAARNILVNSNLVCKVSDFGLSRFLQEGSTDPTYTSCLGGKIPIRWTAPEAIAFRKFTSSSDVWGYGIVMWEVMSFGERPYWDMSNQDVINAIEQDYRLPAPPDCPSALHQLMLDCWQRDRASRPRFTEIVSALDKLIRNPASLKITARELPGSSQPLLDQRTPHYSSFSSVGEWLHAIKMGRYEDGFRNSGFTTFSRVRQMTTEDLLRIGVTLAGHQKKILSSLQQIVPAEKVSGGSAPFY from the exons TCATTCTCATGCACACTAAAGTGGAGACCTCCGACCTCCGCTGGACGACGTATCCCCAAGTGGACGGCCAG TGGGATGAAACCTCAGGCCTAGATGAAGATCAGACCACGGTACGCACGTATGAGATCTGTAACCCCCAACTTCCTGACCAGAATAACTGGCTGCGCACCAGCTACATCCCCCGAGGACCGGCCCACCACATCTATGTGGAGATCACGTTCACCATGATGGAATGCGCTTCAATCACCCGCGCTGGCCGATCCTGTAAGGAGACCTTTAACCTCTACTACTATCCAGCCAACTCTGACATCGCCAATGACCATTTCCCAAAATGGATGGAAAACCCTTGGATTAAAATGGACACAGTGGCGGCTGATTTTCTGGCGCGACCGAGTGGCCGTGGGAGCGGAGCCACCATGCGTTCTAATGTAAAGACTGTGCGTCTGGGTCCTCTGAAAGAGAAGGGATTCTACTTGGCGTTCCTAGATCAAGGGGCATGCATGGCGTTGCTCGCTGTCCGGGTGTTCTACCGCCTGTGCCCATCAGTGGTGGCTTCACTGGCCAGTTTTCCACAGACGGTACCTGTAGGGCTGGTGGTATCTGCAGAGGGCACCTGTGTGGATGGAGCGGAGTGCTCTCTTGGAAGGCGCCCAATCATGTACTGCCGGGAAGATGGAGAGTGGGCCAAACCCGCAGCAGGCGAGTGTGTCTGTGTGGCCGGAAGGGAAGAGAAAGATGGTCGTACCAAGTGCTCAG CATGCTCTCCTGGATACTTTAAGCCGGATGTCGGAGACTTACCGTGCCAGATATGTCCTCAGAACAGCCTCTCTACCACTGCCGGAGCAACCGTGTGCAACTGCAAAGCGGGGTATTACCGCTCTCCCGGGGACCCAGTGACTGCACCCTGTACCA AGCCTCCATCTTCCCCTCGTAGCATTGTCTCCAGTGTGAATGGATCCACCGTTGATCTGGACTGGAGCGAGCCCCTTGACGCTGGTGGTCGCTCGGACTTGTACTATGAGGTGCAGTGTTTGGAGTGCGCTGTAGGTGGGGGCTGGGTCCCTTGCACCCGTCTCTCCTTCACACCGAGGCCTCAGAAACTAACAGAACGTAAACTGAGTGTGTCTGGTCTCCGCCCACAAGTCATCTACAACTTCCGGGTCCTGGCTTTGAATGGCGTGTCGGAACATAGCGGTGGGACGGCGATGGGAGAAGAGCTGAATGTCACCATCGACCGTGACC TTCCTCACGCAGTGACTGGTATTCAGCAAATGGCCACCTCAGCATCTACCTTGTCCTTGAGGTGGAACCTGCCGGCCCCCTCACAGTCTCAGAACAGGGGGAACATTCTGGATTATGAAGTCAAGTACTATGAGAAG GATCAGGATAAGCCGCTCTACATGTTCCTGAAGACACCGGGCAATGAGGCCAAGCTGGTGGGACTGCGGTCAGGGACCATGTACATTGTGCAGGTGCGAGCTCGGACGGAGGCCGGATATGGGGCATTCAGTGGAGACAGCATCTTCCAGACCTTACCCCTAG GTGCATTTCTTCTTCCAGACCCAGAGAAGGCTCAACCACAAGTGGAGCTCATTGCGGGGACGGTTGGGGTTGGGACACTTCTGATTCTCATCGTCATCATCATTGCAGTAGTGTGTGTGAG GAGACATGGGAGTAACAAAGAGCCGGAGTATTCGGATAAGCCGGGCCAGTACCTGATTGGGCACA ATACCAAGTTGTACATCGATCCGTTCACCTATGAAGATCCCAATGAAGCTGTGAGAGAATTCGCTAAGGAGATTGATGTTTCCTATGTGAAGATCGAGGAGGTCATAGGTGCTG GAGAGTTTGGAGAGGTCTGTCGGGGGCGTCTGAAGGTcccaggaaagaaggaaaactatGTGGCAATCAAAACTCTGAAGGGTGGCTACACAGAGCGCCAACGCCGGGAGTTTCTAAGCGAAGCCAGCATCATGGGACAATTCCAACATCCCAACATCATCCACCTAGAAGGAGTAATCACCAACAATTGTCCCGTCATGATCATCACTGAATACATGGAGAACGGCGCCCTGGACTCCTTCCTCAGG CAAAACGATGGTCAGTTCACCCCGATCCAGCTGGTGGGGATGCTTCGGGGCATCGCCTCCGGTATGCGTTACCTTGCAGAGATGAATTACGTTCACCGGGATCTGGCAGCACGAAACATTTTGGTGAACAGTAACTTAGTTTGCAAAGTGTCGGATTTTGGATTGTCCCGATTCTTGCAAGAGGGATCCACTGACCCGACATACACGTCCTGCCTG GGCGGTAAAATACCGATCCGATGGACAGCACCAGAAGCCATTGCCTTCCGCAAGTTTACTTCATCCAGTGACGTCTGGGGCTACGGCATAGTCATGTGGGAGGTCATGTCCTTCGGAGAACGTCCATACTGGGACATGTCCAACCAAGAT GTCATAAACGCCATAGAACAGGACTACCGGCTGCCCGCTCCTCCCGACTGTCCGTCCGCTCTTCACCAGCTGATGCTGGATTGCTGGCAGCGTGACAGAGCATCCCGTCCTCGATTTACCGAGATTGTTAGCGCTCTGGACAAACTCATCCGCAACCCGGCGAGCCTGAAAATCACTGCGCGGGAGCTGCCGGG ATCCTCGCAGCCGCTCCTCGACCAGCGCACTCCTCACTACTCCTCCTTCTCCTCAGTGGGCGAGTGGCTCCACGCCATCAAGATGGGGCGATACGAGGACGGGTTCAGGAATTCGGGATTCACAACCTTCAGCCGAGTGCGACAGATGACCACAGA
- the EPHB4 gene encoding ephrin type-B receptor 4 isoform X3, whose protein sequence is MDPRILLLLLWTPAALAVEVILMHTKVETSDLRWTTYPQVDGQWDETSGLDEDQTTVRTYEICNPQLPDQNNWLRTSYIPRGPAHHIYVEITFTMMECASITRAGRSCKETFNLYYYPANSDIANDHFPKWMENPWIKMDTVAADFLARPSGRGSGATMRSNVKTVRLGPLKEKGFYLAFLDQGACMALLAVRVFYRLCPSVVASLASFPQTVPVGLVVSAEGTCVDGAECSLGRRPIMYCREDGEWAKPAAGECVCVAGREEKDGRTKCSACSPGYFKPDVGDLPCQICPQNSLSTTAGATVCNCKAGYYRSPGDPVTAPCTKPPSSPRSIVSSVNGSTVDLDWSEPLDAGGRSDLYYEVQCLECAVGGGWVPCTRLSFTPRPQKLTERKLSVSGLRPQVIYNFRVLALNGVSEHSGGTAMGEELNVTIDRDLPHAVTGIQQMATSASTLSLRWNLPAPSQSQNRGNILDYEVKYYEKDQDKPLYMFLKTPGNEAKLVGLRSGTMYIVQVRARTEAGYGAFSGDSIFQTLPLGAFLLPDPEKAQPQVELIAGTVGVGTLLILIVIIIAVVCVRRHGSNKEPEYSDKPGQYLIGHNTKLYIDPFTYEDPNEAVREFAKEIDVSYVKIEEVIGAGEFGEVCRGRLKVPGKKENYVAIKTLKGGYTERQRREFLSEASIMGQFQHPNIIHLEGVITNNCPVMIITEYMENGALDSFLRQNDGQFTPIQLVGMLRGIASGMRYLAEMNYVHRDLAARNILVNSNLVCKVSDFGLSRFLQEGSTDPTYTSCLGGKIPIRWTAPEAIAFRKFTSSSDVWGYGIVMWEVMSFGERPYWDMSNQDVINAIEQDYRLPAPPDCPSALHQLMLDCWQRDRASRPRFTEIVSALDKLIRNPASLKITARELPGSSQPLLDQRTPHYSSFSSVGEWLHAIKMGRYEDGFRNSGFTTFSRVRQMTTEDLLRIGVTLAGHQKKILSSLQQIVPAEKVSGGSAPFY, encoded by the exons TCATTCTCATGCACACTAAAGTGGAGACCTCCGACCTCCGCTGGACGACGTATCCCCAAGTGGACGGCCAG TGGGATGAAACCTCAGGCCTAGATGAAGATCAGACCACGGTACGCACGTATGAGATCTGTAACCCCCAACTTCCTGACCAGAATAACTGGCTGCGCACCAGCTACATCCCCCGAGGACCGGCCCACCACATCTATGTGGAGATCACGTTCACCATGATGGAATGCGCTTCAATCACCCGCGCTGGCCGATCCTGTAAGGAGACCTTTAACCTCTACTACTATCCAGCCAACTCTGACATCGCCAATGACCATTTCCCAAAATGGATGGAAAACCCTTGGATTAAAATGGACACAGTGGCGGCTGATTTTCTGGCGCGACCGAGTGGCCGTGGGAGCGGAGCCACCATGCGTTCTAATGTAAAGACTGTGCGTCTGGGTCCTCTGAAAGAGAAGGGATTCTACTTGGCGTTCCTAGATCAAGGGGCATGCATGGCGTTGCTCGCTGTCCGGGTGTTCTACCGCCTGTGCCCATCAGTGGTGGCTTCACTGGCCAGTTTTCCACAGACGGTACCTGTAGGGCTGGTGGTATCTGCAGAGGGCACCTGTGTGGATGGAGCGGAGTGCTCTCTTGGAAGGCGCCCAATCATGTACTGCCGGGAAGATGGAGAGTGGGCCAAACCCGCAGCAGGCGAGTGTGTCTGTGTGGCCGGAAGGGAAGAGAAAGATGGTCGTACCAAGTGCTCAG CATGCTCTCCTGGATACTTTAAGCCGGATGTCGGAGACTTACCGTGCCAGATATGTCCTCAGAACAGCCTCTCTACCACTGCCGGAGCAACCGTGTGCAACTGCAAAGCGGGGTATTACCGCTCTCCCGGGGACCCAGTGACTGCACCCTGTACCA AGCCTCCATCTTCCCCTCGTAGCATTGTCTCCAGTGTGAATGGATCCACCGTTGATCTGGACTGGAGCGAGCCCCTTGACGCTGGTGGTCGCTCGGACTTGTACTATGAGGTGCAGTGTTTGGAGTGCGCTGTAGGTGGGGGCTGGGTCCCTTGCACCCGTCTCTCCTTCACACCGAGGCCTCAGAAACTAACAGAACGTAAACTGAGTGTGTCTGGTCTCCGCCCACAAGTCATCTACAACTTCCGGGTCCTGGCTTTGAATGGCGTGTCGGAACATAGCGGTGGGACGGCGATGGGAGAAGAGCTGAATGTCACCATCGACCGTGACC TTCCTCACGCAGTGACTGGTATTCAGCAAATGGCCACCTCAGCATCTACCTTGTCCTTGAGGTGGAACCTGCCGGCCCCCTCACAGTCTCAGAACAGGGGGAACATTCTGGATTATGAAGTCAAGTACTATGAGAAG GATCAGGATAAGCCGCTCTACATGTTCCTGAAGACACCGGGCAATGAGGCCAAGCTGGTGGGACTGCGGTCAGGGACCATGTACATTGTGCAGGTGCGAGCTCGGACGGAGGCCGGATATGGGGCATTCAGTGGAGACAGCATCTTCCAGACCTTACCCCTAG GTGCATTTCTTCTTCCAGACCCAGAGAAGGCTCAACCACAAGTGGAGCTCATTGCGGGGACGGTTGGGGTTGGGACACTTCTGATTCTCATCGTCATCATCATTGCAGTAGTGTGTGTGAG GAGACATGGGAGTAACAAAGAGCCGGAGTATTCGGATAAGCCGGGCCAGTACCTGATTGGGCACA ATACCAAGTTGTACATCGATCCGTTCACCTATGAAGATCCCAATGAAGCTGTGAGAGAATTCGCTAAGGAGATTGATGTTTCCTATGTGAAGATCGAGGAGGTCATAGGTGCTG GAGAGTTTGGAGAGGTCTGTCGGGGGCGTCTGAAGGTcccaggaaagaaggaaaactatGTGGCAATCAAAACTCTGAAGGGTGGCTACACAGAGCGCCAACGCCGGGAGTTTCTAAGCGAAGCCAGCATCATGGGACAATTCCAACATCCCAACATCATCCACCTAGAAGGAGTAATCACCAACAATTGTCCCGTCATGATCATCACTGAATACATGGAGAACGGCGCCCTGGACTCCTTCCTCAGG CAAAACGATGGTCAGTTCACCCCGATCCAGCTGGTGGGGATGCTTCGGGGCATCGCCTCCGGTATGCGTTACCTTGCAGAGATGAATTACGTTCACCGGGATCTGGCAGCACGAAACATTTTGGTGAACAGTAACTTAGTTTGCAAAGTGTCGGATTTTGGATTGTCCCGATTCTTGCAAGAGGGATCCACTGACCCGACATACACGTCCTGCCTG GGCGGTAAAATACCGATCCGATGGACAGCACCAGAAGCCATTGCCTTCCGCAAGTTTACTTCATCCAGTGACGTCTGGGGCTACGGCATAGTCATGTGGGAGGTCATGTCCTTCGGAGAACGTCCATACTGGGACATGTCCAACCAAGAT GTCATAAACGCCATAGAACAGGACTACCGGCTGCCCGCTCCTCCCGACTGTCCGTCCGCTCTTCACCAGCTGATGCTGGATTGCTGGCAGCGTGACAGAGCATCCCGTCCTCGATTTACCGAGATTGTTAGCGCTCTGGACAAACTCATCCGCAACCCGGCGAGCCTGAAAATCACTGCGCGGGAGCTGCCGGG ATCCTCGCAGCCGCTCCTCGACCAGCGCACTCCTCACTACTCCTCCTTCTCCTCAGTGGGCGAGTGGCTCCACGCCATCAAGATGGGGCGATACGAGGACGGGTTCAGGAATTCGGGATTCACAACCTTCAGCCGAGTGCGACAGATGACCACAGA